GTATTGATCCGGCCCCGCCATCGGCGTCGGCTGTGTCATTGCGAAAGCTGCTGCTCCAGTCATTCGCGGGCGTGCTCAGCAAGTCAGGGGCTGCGGTGATCACGGCCAGTGACGGCAGTCAGTATGCATTGGAATCCGCTCGATGGAAGAACGGAGCGTTCACTTATGTTGTCCGTGAAGGACTGACCGATCGCAAGGCGGATCTGAATGAAGATCAGCAAATCACGGCGGAAGAACTTCATCGATACGTCACTCAGCGAGTCACCGAGTTGACACAAGGAGCACAGATACCTCAGCAAAAACGCGAGACGGAATTCGATCCTGTGATTTTGAAGTGGTAGACTGCACCTGTTCGGTTGTTCAGTGCTTCCTGCCAGGTGCTTCTTCAAGACGTCAGCGATGACGGCCCCACGGTACTGGTGTTTGTTGAAGGTTGACGGCAAACCGTGTTTTTTGGCTTTTACGGATCGTCTGGTCTCGGGGCCGCAGTTCCGGAACGATTCGCGAATTTCTGCGAACAGCGGGTGCTGGCGGTCGTTTCATCGCCTAATCACATCGATACTTAGGGATACCCGGCGGTAACTCCAGTGCTGGCCGTACGTCACCGGATCGGTTCAGGTCGAAATCCCGGACCAGTCATGAAGCTCGTTGACCTGTCAACGCTGGGACATGACGATAGGGGCAGGTTCGTATTCGAAGCGGGCGTGCTGCGCTGTTGCGGGTCAGTGAACACCGGCAACAGAATCGTCATTTTCAACGAGGTTGGTCAATGCTGTGCCGAACGTTTTTGTTCATCCTGCCGTTGCTGTTTCATTCGTCCGTTCGCTGCGATGAAGCCGTGGACAACTCGCAGGCCGCTGAACAGGACTCAGAGAATCTTCGGAAGCAACGCGACGATCTGTGGCGGCAAGCGAACGCCGCTCGTCAGGAAACGCACTTTGCGGAAGCCATCGGCTTCGGGGAAAGAATGCTCGCCGTAGAAAAGGCGTGGTTGGGCGACGAGGACAGCGAGGTCACGGCAACGATCGCATGGCTGGCCGGTGTTGATGAGCAGGCCGGAAATTGGGAGTCGGCAATCGCACGACGGAGAACAGCGTGGGACCGTCGCATTGCGGCGCTGGGTAATGATGCCTATCAGACGATCGACGCTCGACTTGCCTGGGAACACAGCCGCCTGCTGTCACAGCTTACCGATACGCAACGCAGCGATCTGCAACGTGCTGAACACCTCCTAAGCCAAGGCAGGAAGGCCTATCGAGTAGGACAGCATACAGACGCATTTGACGCGACGTTAGAAGCCAGTCAGATTTTCAAAGTAGTTCTAGGCGAGGAGCACCGGGTCTACGCCAACACGCTCAACACCATCGGGGCGTTCTACACGAAGCTGGGGGATTACGGGCGTGCCGAAGCACTCTTAGAACAAACTCGTGTTGTCAGGAAGAAAGTCTTGGGCGAACAGCATCCGGAATTTGCGAGTGGCTTGAACGACCTCGCTGGCGTGTGTAAGGCGATACGAAAATACGCAACAGCCGAACGGCTCTATAAGCAGGCTCGCCCTATCTGGAAAAAAACTCGAGGCGAAGATCATCCGGACTACGCCAATAGCCTCCTCAATCTCGCAGACCTCTACGAGTTGATGGGGGATTACCCCAAAGCCTTACCGCTTGTTGAGCAAGCTCTCAAGATTAGGAAGAAAGTCTTCGGCGAAGACCATCCAGACTACGCCACCGGCCTGCACATCCTTGCTCGCTTGAATCGTTTGATGTGTGATTACGCCAAAGCCGAATCACACTTTGAGCAAGCACTGGAGATCAGAAAAAGAGCCCTCGGCGAAGAGCATCCGGAGTACACCAACAGCCTGAACAGTCTCGCAGTCCTGTATAAGGAGATCGGTGACTACGCAAAAGCCTTACCGCTTTATGAGCAGGCTCTCGAGATCGAGAAGAGAGTCGGCGGCGAAGAGCATTTGAGCTATGCCACAATGCTATTCAATCTCGCTAGCCTGTATGAGGCGGTAGGTGATTATGCCAAAGCCGTGCCGCTCTATCAGCAGTCTCGCGACATCAGAAAGAGAGTCGGCGGCGAAGAGCATCCGGACTACGTTAACAGCCTGTCCAAGTTCGCTAGTCTGTATGAGGTGATCGGTGACTATGGCAAAGCCCTGCCGCTCTATGAGCAATGTCGCGACATCACGATGAGAGTCCTCGGCGACGAGCATCCCAACTACGCCACGATCCTGAACAATCTCGCTGTATGCCATATGTCGATGAGTGATTACGGCAACGCCTTACCACTTCTTGAGCAAGCTCTCAGGATTAGGAAGAAAGTCTTCGGCGAACATCATCCGGAGTACACCCAAAGCCTGGAGAATGTCGCTTCCCTACATTCATTGTTAGGGGAATACGCAAAAGCCGAGCCGCTCTTTGAGCAAGCTCTTAAGATCAGAAAAAAGGTCCACGGCAGAGAGCACCCGGACTACGCCACCACACTCGACAACATGGCGTCGGTCTACGAGATGACGGGGGACTACGGGCGTTCCGAACAGTTTGCGTCGGACTCACTGCGATTGACACGATCTCTGCTGGACAGATCTGCCGTCATCCTTTCCGAACGACAGCAACTGGCGATGAGTCAGATGTTGCGACACAGACTTGATAGTTACGTTTCGTTGACGTTGGAGAGTGACGAGTTTCTATCCCAGGCAGCGCGGCAAGTCTTACAGTGGAAAGGCGCTACGCTGGTCCGTCAGCGGTCTATGCGACGGGCGGCGGACGAACCCGGCATCGCGGACGGATTCGCAAAACTGCAGCAGGTCACTCGCCAATTGGCCGCCCTCTCTCGTGCCGCGCCAACGGAAAACATTGCCGACTGGAAACAGCAGATTTCCCAACTCACCCACGACAAGGAACGACTGGAAGCTCAGCTCAGCCGCGACAGTGCCAGCTTCCGTGCGGCGATGCAGAAAATCAAATTTGAACAGATTCAAGCCGCGATCCCTGCAAATGGTGTTCTGGTCGACTTTCTGCAATTCGAACGATCAACTCCGGCGGAAAGGAAAGGGCAACGGGATAAGACCACTTCTCTGCTGGCGGTCATTGTCAAAGGCGACGGTGAACCTCAGCTTATGGAACTGGGACCGATCGCATCGCTCAGCGAAGCCATCGACACATGGCGACTGACGTTTGGCATGTCCCCGCAGGGAAAACGGGCCGGACTGGCCATCCGTCAGCAGATTTGGGAACCACTGCTGAAGCACATCAACGACGCAAAGACCGTCCTGGTGTCCACGGACGGAGTTCTGGGTCGACTGCCACTGGCGGCATTGCCGGGCACAGAAGCGGGCACCTACCTGATTGAAGACCATCATCTGGCCATGATTCCTGTTCCTCAGTTGTTGCCAGCGTTGGTGAATGATCTGGGAACCAAACAACTGGATCGAGAACTGCTGCTGTTGGGGGATGTGGACTACGATTCGACACAGAGTGAGATCAAGCAGGACGACGGAAAAAAACGGCGGAAGAAACGTCGTCCCGGAAAGAACCGAGCGGATCTGGTTGAGACCGAGTTCAGCCGGTTGCCCGGCACTGCGACCGAAGTGAATGACTTGCAGGTTCTGTATGGCGAATTGTTTGAAGCCGATGACGACGATGTGATGGCTCTGAAGAAAGCGGAGGCCACGGAAGCCAGTATCCGCAGCCTGGCCGGTCAGTTTCGTCACGTGCATCTGGCGACGCACGGGTTTTTCGCATCTGCCGACCACAAATCCGCTTTGTCCACCAATGCCAATCGTTCGGCTATGGACCGTGGCCACCGCACGATTCGTGACAGCGAGGTGACTGGCTGGAACCCCGGACTGCTGTCCGGCCTGGCTCTGGCCGGCGCGAATCTGGAACCAGCTCCAGGACAGGACGACGGCATCCTGACGGCTCAGGAGATCGCCTTTCTGCCGTTGAACGGTGTCGACACAGTGGTGTTGTCGGCGTGTCAAACTGGACTGGGAGAAGCGGCTGGTGGCGAAGGCCTGATTGGCATTCAGCGGTCGTTTCAAATCGCCGGAGTCCGCACGACAGTTGCCAGCCTGTGGAAAGTTGACGACGTCGTGACACAGCGCCTGATGTCGCGTTTCTATCGCAACCTCTGGGACAACGAAATGTCCCGACTGGACGCTCTGCGAGAAGCTCAACTGTACATCCTCAATCATCCCGACAGCATCCGCGGAGCATCAATCACCCCCTCAGACGCCCCCGACCGCACACCACCCTACTTCTGGGCCGCCTTCCAGCTATCCGGCGACTGGCGGTGAGTGAACGGAAGACTTGCGGCAGAGAGACAACGGACAGCCATCCTCGCGCGTCCAACAGCGAATAACACACAGTGTCTTGATACAGATGCGTTGCCCTCAGACGAAAACAAACGGTCAGTAACAAATGAACCCAAAGACTGAAACTAAACTGCTTAGGCTTAGAGATTTTGCATTCGGCATGGGCCTTATTGCACTGACCTGGTACGGCATTGGCTACTTGATCGATGCGAACGCAGCATTGGTTGAACGCCTTGAAACCACCAGCGTGGTGGTCAGCGAAGACGCCTCCCGTTCAGACTTCGAACTGAAGGGGGCAAAAGCTTCGCTGTATAATTTCTCGTACACGTACACAGTCGAGGGGGAGGAATACGAAGGGTCCGATTCCATCTCAAGCCCATTGAGTATTCGAGAACGAACGCTGGACGGAAAAGAGTTGCTAACGGCAACAGCCTACTACGACCCTCAGGATCCGGCTGACAGCTATCTTGAGAAGCCAGACACGTGGTTTGTTGAGAAAATCAGAACCGGAATTGTTGTACTGCTTTCCCTCGGCTCACTAGCCGCCTTGTTTGGCAACCGGGAATCAGAAGAAGCAGAGCGAGTGAAGGCAAAGTCTGCCAAGCAGAGGGAGCAAAGAGCGACTAAGTACGCTCGCATTTCATCCTCAACGTTGCCGGAAAATGTGAACTCTATGAAAGACGGTAACCGGTATCAGGGAATTTGTGGAGCTTGTGAAACTCAGACTGAAGTTCGCTTAACGAAACTCAAAGATTCGTGGTTTGGCATTTGTACGAAGTGCTATTTCTCGAAAGATTGGTGATCAGGAATCCGAAAGCAATTTCACTCCAACCAACGGAAAACGAACGGACCGCATCCCTCAGCGAAGCCATCGACACATGGCGGCTAACGTTCGGCATGTTACCACAGGGAAAACAGGCTGGACTGACTATCCGTCAGCAGATCTGGGAACCGCTGCTGGAACACATCGATGAGGCAAAGACTGTCCTTGTGTCCACCGACGGGGTTCAACCGCAGCGCTGCTCCGGCATTGTTGCTCACTCCGTGAAATTGTTGCTGCCGGAGCATTGTCGCTTCGCTTCCTGGGCTCGCTTCCGCGTTTATCAACGGGCTTCGAGCAACTTTTCTTTCAGAAATTCCTTCGAAAATCTGCTTAACTCACTTCCGTCCGGCTGTCTCAGACAATGAGGGCAGCATTCTTTCCTTGACGAACCCAGTGTGATCTCGTTGATCGCCGCGTCAAACACAAGAAGATCCGAAAGCTGCCTCAGGACCGAATTGGGAGACAGTCATGAGCACGAACATGAATCAATTGCTGGATTACCTGCAGCGGGAAGAGCTGAATGTCGCCGACCACAATGAAGAACACGCATTCTTACGCTTCGACGGCGATAGCGGCGATCAAAAACTCGTGCTGTCCGTTGACGAAGGGCGTTTGTTGCAGAGTTTCGTCTATCCGGCGTTCCGAGTGCCCGAAGGCAGTCGTCCGGATATCGCCATTGCGGTGTCACGGGCCAACTACGGACTCAAGGTCGGCAAGTTTGAACTCGACATGAACGATGGTGAACTCCGCTACCAGGCGGCGTTGCTGTTTGACGGCGATTTGCCAGCCGATAAGGTGATGGACCGAGTCGTGTATGTTGGTCTGAGTATGATGGATCGATACATGCCTGCCTTCATGTCGGTGATCTACGGCAACGAACCTGCCCGTGACGCCGTGGCATTGGTCGAACAGATATGAGCCGCCATGCTGGCCGCTCACGCGTGCTCACCGTAACTCGATCCGTTGTTGCTTTCCTCTGTGAAGCAGCAACGGATTTTTCATGGGTTGGTTTCCACTTATTAGGCTGGACGCCAAATGCAAAAAACTCATGCGGATGCGACTCCTGAAGAAGCAGTGCCTTAGACTAGACCATTGCATGGACCGCTCGTCCCAGAAGCGTTGAGTCACCGGCAAATTGTTCCATCCAGTTGTGCTCAGACTATTGGTTGCTCAGGGTTTTCTTTAGAAATCGAATCCCTTCAGCTTCGGACTCAAAGTCGCCATCTAATTGGGCTTCGAAGCAGGCTCGAAGTACGTCACCAAACCAAACGTCAGGTTGATGGCCCAAGGCAATCAGATGACGTCCAAGGATGATTGGCTGGGGACTGCTCTTTTGAACGTTGAGTTTGCCAGCGATTTCCATCATTTGACGGACCGAATCCGGAAGCCCTCTTGGTAACGGTGGTCGCCCATTCATGTCGGCTTCGACCAGGTGGACGAGCTGTACCATCGTGGCATCGCCGAGCCGGTGCGACAGTCGACGTACAGCTTTGGGCGACTGGGCAGGATTCGCATGCGCCAGATGTTCGGCCACGAGAGGTTCAACGACGACGATGATCGACTCCGGACAACCAATGCTCTCCAGAAACCTGCGAGTCAGCGGTACACCCGCTTCACAATGCCCGCGTGCTCGCCAACGGCCGTCGACGAATTTCGTTGTTGTCGCTTTTCCAAGATCGTGACACAGAGCAGAGAAAATCAGTACGGTTCGATCAAATTCGTCCAGTTCTTCTCGATCGGCAATTGCCGCCGCAGCATCACAAACCAATTGAGTATGTGTCCAAACGTCGCCCTCCGGGTGCCATTCCGGATCCTGCGGCACATCAATCAAAGCAGACAATTCCGGATACAGTTCCAGCCAGCCTGTTGATTCCAGCAATCGCAGACCGCACGAAGGCGTTCGTCCTCGTGTCGCCCATTTATGCCACTCGGCCCAAACACGTTCCCGAGCCAACGTTGAGTATTCCGCACGCAGCGAACGCGCTAAAGACGCGGTGTGAGAATCGATCGACATGTCGAACCGAGCGGCAAACTGCATTCCGCGCAGCACCCGCAAAGGATCTTCGGCAAAATGAGGACTCGTGGCCTTGAGTGTCTTGCTGTTCAGATCTGCCAAGCCGCCGTGAGGATCAAGAATCTCCCCATTGGAAGCACAGCGATAAATGGCGTTCAGTGTATAGTCACGCCGCGCGGCGGCTTCTGCCAAAGTCATCGTGTGATCGACATCGACCTGAAATCCGCGATGCCCCTGTCCTGTCTTGCTTTCGCGTCTGGGCAGCGTGAAATCAAATTCCGTGCCGTCGTTCGCCTTCAGCTTAATGACACCAAACGAGGCACCGACCTGATCAACGCGGCCGAATTTCTCCAGAATCGCCGTCAGGGTGTCAGCATCCAGATCAAAGACTTCGATGTCCAGATCTTTGCAGGGCAGAGACAGGATGTAATCGCGGACGCAGCCGCCAACTTCAAAAGCTCGGCCACCGGATTGAACGATTTCGTTGACGATTGTTGAAAGCATGGTGCTGTTTTGGATTTCGCAGAGTGGAATAGTTCACGGTCAACTGTAGGACGTCGCGTGGTATGCCGATCCAGGACTCGCCGAATTTCTTTCAGTGTGCGAGCGGCGGCGATCTAAATAACCGAGCCTGATTCGTAGACAAAAGTTGGGAGGTTTTTGTTGCGAAAAAGACAGGGAATCCGCATCCTGAAGTTTGTTGTTTGGAACAGCATCAAACTCAAGGAGGGATTCCCATGGAACGAATTGTGCCCGAACTGGGCGCTCGTGACAAGAAACGAATCAAAGGACAGTCGCGTCAGTGTCAGGATGCGGCATTAAAAACCAGGTACTTGATCATTGTGAATCTGATGGACGGTCAAACGGTCGCTCAAACAGCATCGGCGCTCCAGGTGGGACGTTCGACAGTTTACAAGGTGGCAAAACGATTCCGCGAACACCGAGAAGCAGGACTTGTCGACCGGCGTGAGGAAAATGGCCGAAGAAAAATGGACGATGAGTATCTCACGCAACTGCATGAGATCGTTGCCGGTTCGGCTCAGGATTACGGCTGGCGGCGTCCCACGTGGACTCGTGAAATGCCGACAACAACGATGACTCGACTGACGCGCGTTCGCATTCACGTTTCCACGATGAGTCGAGCTCTGAAACAGATTGGAGCCAGGCTCGGGCGCCCCAAGCCTGCCGTTGGCTGCCCGTGGCCGGAAAGGCAGAAAAACAGGCGGTTGCAAGCCATTCAGGAGATTGTTGACCAGCTTCCGAAGGATGAGGTTGCGGTGTACGAAGATGAAGTGGACATCCATCTGAATCCGAAGATCGGTCCGGACTGGATGACACGTGGGCAACAGAAAGAAGTCATGACCCCCGGCAAGAATGAGAAACGTTATCTGGCGGGGGCGTTTGATTCACGGACCAATGAATTGATTTGGGTGGAGGGTGAGAAGAAGAACACATTGCTGTTCATTCAGCTGCTCTGGAAACTTGTGCAACATTTGTGCAACATTACTCGGATGCAAAAGTGATCCATGTGATTCTGGACAACTTTTCGATTCACTCGACAAAGCAGGTGGAAATCAGCCTCGCCACTGAACATGGCCTGCGATTTCGTCTGCACTTCCTGCCGCCATACTGCCCCGATCACAACCGAATCGAGCGTGTGTGGAAGTAGCTGTCCATTTCAGCTTGGAGACTGGTCTTTTTCTGTCGGTTAGATTTTGATACGACAGGTGGATGGACACGGATGTCAGTCAGATCATCGCTGTGGAAGTGAAGCAGCTTGTGCTTAGCCTGCAGCGTGAGGTTGCGGAGCTGCGGGACGAGAACCGGCGGCTGCGTGATCGGATTGAAGAGCTCGAAGGTAAGAACCCCACAGAGCGACTCGACGAGGCGTTTTCGGTGACGGCGGAAGAGAGACGCCGCGCTGAAACGGGCCGCCGAAAAGGTCGCAAAAAACAATCCTCGGCGCGTCGCGGTCGTCGCACAACCGAGCAGAAAGCGGACAACGCCGAACGACGCGAACTCATTCTGCCGGAAGGTTACAACGTCGCAGAGTGCCGTTTCGTTCGGGAACGTTTCGTCTGGAGAGTGATCAACGGCCAAGCCGTGCAGGTCGTCTATGAAATCTATCACGGCCCCAACGGCGAGAAATCCGAAATTCCGGGCGTGTGGCCGCGGTCCGAATTCGGCATTGAAGTTCATATCGCGCTGGCTCGCATTGTGACCATCACGGGACTGTCGATCGACAAGACGTGTGCATTGATTGAATTCTTCTGGAATCTGCCGCTCGGCAAATCCCAGGCGGACGCTCTGTTGAATCAACTGGCACGGCGTTGGGAACAGGAATTCGAATCTCTGTGTGACCTGATGGCGTTCAGTGCGATTGTGCATGCAGACGAAACCAGTTGGAGTATCAACAGCGTGTGGGCTTTTTTGTCGGAGAAGGCGCGCGTGCTGATCTTCGGATGCCGCAAAGACGGCGACACACTGGCTCAGATCCTGTCGAAAGAATTGTTTGGAGGCGTGCTTGTTTCGGACGATGCGGCCGTGTACCGAGGTTTCAGTCACGCACAGAAATGCTGGGCTCACCTGCTGCGGAAGGCCATCCGTCTGACGCTGCTGAAGCCGGACAACGAAGAGTACCAGCGACTGCTCGACGGCCTGCTGGAAATTTTCTACGCGGCCAAACGCCACGCCGCCGATGGTCGTCTTGGCGATGCCGGTCGTGCGGCGAAGGTCGATGAACTTGATAACACGCTGGCGGCTCTGCTGGTGCGTTACTGCGCCGAGGATTCCGATGTTCGGGCGGCCGACTTCGGCAAGGATTTTGACAACCTGGTCTCAGAACTGATTCGGCTGATGACGGAAGAGGAGTTGTTTTGTTTTGTGACAAGCCCGGCCGCGCCAGCAACGAACAACGAAGCGGAACGCAGTCTTCGCGGCGCGGCCATGGACCGTCGCACAGGTCGAACGAGCAAAACATCGAAGGGAGCCCGTCGCCGCAGCATTCTTACAAGCGTCCTGGAATCGCTGAATCTCCATCTGAAAACACCAACGCTCAGTTCCGTGGTGGCCGAGGTCATGACGTGGCAGCAGGATGGATTCAGTCTGTTTGATCGACTGAAACTTGAAGTCGGCCTGACCTCCGCGCCGCCCGGTCAGTCGCGACTGTCCAAACTCGTCCCCGCCAACTGAACACCACACCTCACGCTGCGCACCACGCGGAAATGGACAGCTACTGTGTGGAAAGACCTGCACGCTGACGTGACTCGTAACCATCGGTGTTCAGACATGAGCGAGTTGATGCAGGAAGTCAGATTGTGGCTGCGAAACAGAAACAAGAAACGCCAAGAACAACTCGCCGCATGAGTCGGAATCTGTCCACGAATTGCGCTCGGTTATTTAGGCCCCGCAGTCAGTCAAATCGCCGTAGTGTTCCTCCAGGCAATCCAGCAGCAACTGGCGAATTTGCGGTTGATCGGGTTTCGCTGGCAGGGTGGAAGAATCATACAGCAAATCCAATTGTCGCTCTTTGTCGGCAGCCCATTTCCGAAGATCTTCTTCAGTCACTTCACCACGTCGAATCGCCTTGAGGTTCTCTCTACTGCGTCGCAGATCAATCTCACCGTTCAGGAGAACTTGTTCGCATTCGTCGAGCAGTCTGAAGTGGACCCCATTTATTGGACCACGGGCGAGCGATTCTTAGAGAGAGTCAAAGTCAGGGCCAGCGCATACTAAGTTGTTTTGCCGGTAAGGATTTGCATCAAATAGTCAATGTTCCATCCGGCCATTCTTCTTTTCATGACGTTGCTTTGTTTGCCAGGATGTTTCTTGATGAGGCTGAGTGTGAGTCGTCTGAGCCATGACAAATTGTTCGCGAAGATTCGGTTTCGGACTCGACTCTCATCCTCGCGGTAGGTCATGTCGAGACTCCAGTGCAGCGTGTTTTCTATGGCCCAGTGACCACGAACCGTTGTTGCGAACAGCTCGCCTTTGCGACGCAGACTGCTGATGTAGTAGCGAACGTCAGAATGATGAATGCCGTCCTGCTCGTACATTCGGATCGCCGTTCCGATGGTCTTGAGTCCGGCCCATTTGTGGCCCACGTCAAAATCGACAGGCACGGTCGCCTGATAGTAGATTCTCTGTTCCTGCCGACCGTGTCCCTTCTCTGTTTCTTCATAGCGACTGACGGGACAGCGAGCGAAGTCATCCTCCAGGTGATCGAGAAAAAACTTCTGCACGACCTCATAGAGTTTCGGTTGGTTGCCTTTCAGGGCTAACACATAGTCTGCATTGCCAGACACGATCTGCTGCGCAATGTTTTTTTGACAACCCGCTGCGTCAATCGTAATGATCGCCTCATCGATATTGATTTCGTTCAGTAATTTCGGGATCGCGGTGATCTCGTTCGACTTCTCTTCCGTCGCCACCTGTCCCAGAGAAATCCCCTGATCAGAAGCCCACGCACTCACGATGAACAACGCACCCAGCCCATTCTTTTTGTCATGTGATCGACGGAGTGCTTTGCCATCAATCGCAATCTGTTTTCTGTAGCCTTCTTTCTGTTCGTCGGAAAGTCCTTCCAGCGATTCAATCCATTGCACGAAGCACGCTTGAAAGTCGTTCGGCTTCAGGAGAGAAAGGACGCGCCGGTACGTATCTTTTTTCGGAATGCCATGCGGAAGTGCCAGGTGTTTCTGCAGGCCATCGGCATTCAGTCGCGCCCATTCCGCAATCGCACTGGGGCCGTCGGCGTTGGCCAGCACTCCGCAAATGGCGATCACAATCACATCACCAAGCAGATGCAGACGATTGATGTTGGAACGCGGGTCTTTCAATTGATCAAAGTAATGAACAATGTTTCCTGTCAGCTCCTGGGTGACCGCCAGTTCAACTGTCGACATCTCTTGTCCTCTCCTCGTGAAGTCCGATGTTACGACACGAAAAGACTAACCAATACTCACTTGTCGCGCCAGCCTAAATTGCCCAAAGTGCGCGCTGGCCCTAGAGTCAAAGTGGCTTTGAGCGTTTGGGACGGTAGACGGCCCATGGTGTTTGGCGGTCGAGCGACTGATGACGGCGCTGGTGTCCGTAGTAGTCGAAGTAACTCGTCAGCCCGTTTCTACAATCGGCTCCGGTTGCGTACTCCTTGAGATAGACCTCTTCGTATTTCACGGTTCGCCACAGCCGTTCGATCATCACGTTGTCTATCGCGCGGCCCTTGCCGTCCATACTGATCGCGACGTCCTGTGACTTCAAAGCGCCGGTGAACTCACGGCTTGTAAACTGTGAACCCTGATCGGTATTAAAGATTTCTGGTCTGCCGAATGACGAAAACGCGTTTTCCAAAGCATCCATGCAGAAGTCAACATCCATGCTGTTGGACAGGCGCCACGAAAGAACGTAGCGGCTGTACCAGTCCATCACGGCAACCAGATACAGAAAACCCAACCGCATGGGAATGTACGTAATGTCACAACACCAAACGTGATTTGGACGATTGATTTCAAGGCCACGCAACAAATACGGAAAGACCTGATGACCTTCCATTCGCAGCGTCGTTCGACGTTTGGGGGAGATACCTTCGATGCCCATTTTTCGCATTAAACGTTGGATTCGCTTGCGATTCACCGTCATGCCCTGATCTTCAAAGAAGTCCACCATCTGCCGCGAACCACGATGCGGACGCTTCAAATGTTCTTCGTCCATCAGCCGCATCAGTCTAAGGTTCTCCCCGCTTTCCGGAACAGGTTCGTAGTACACATTGTTGCGATGAAGACCGAGAAGACGACACTGCTCACGAATACTCAGTTGCCGATGATCGAAGTCAATCCACGACCTTGCTTCACTCACTGACTTCGGCCACTTTTTTTTTAAGCCACTCCAGCTGCACTTTGAGACGACCAATCTGCTCGTACAGCTCGGCTGTCTGTGGTTCGTCGGTGACCGCCGGTTTGGTCTTCTTCGTGCCACTGCCAGTCTCGAAGACGCCTTCGGCTCCATCCAGAAGTTGCTTCTTCCAAAGGTTGATCTGAGTCGCATGCAACTTATGCTTCAACGTCAGCTCACTGAT
This DNA window, taken from Fuerstiella marisgermanici, encodes the following:
- a CDS encoding CCA tRNA nucleotidyltransferase, giving the protein MLSTIVNEIVQSGGRAFEVGGCVRDYILSLPCKDLDIEVFDLDADTLTAILEKFGRVDQVGASFGVIKLKANDGTEFDFTLPRRESKTGQGHRGFQVDVDHTMTLAEAAARRDYTLNAIYRCASNGEILDPHGGLADLNSKTLKATSPHFAEDPLRVLRGMQFAARFDMSIDSHTASLARSLRAEYSTLARERVWAEWHKWATRGRTPSCGLRLLESTGWLELYPELSALIDVPQDPEWHPEGDVWTHTQLVCDAAAAIADREELDEFDRTVLIFSALCHDLGKATTTKFVDGRWRARGHCEAGVPLTRRFLESIGCPESIIVVVEPLVAEHLAHANPAQSPKAVRRLSHRLGDATMVQLVHLVEADMNGRPPLPRGLPDSVRQMMEIAGKLNVQKSSPQPIILGRHLIALGHQPDVWFGDVLRACFEAQLDGDFESEAEGIRFLKKTLSNQ
- a CDS encoding YbjN domain-containing protein, producing MSTNMNQLLDYLQREELNVADHNEEHAFLRFDGDSGDQKLVLSVDEGRLLQSFVYPAFRVPEGSRPDIAIAVSRANYGLKVGKFELDMNDGELRYQAALLFDGDLPADKVMDRVVYVGLSMMDRYMPAFMSVIYGNEPARDAVALVEQI
- a CDS encoding transposase encodes the protein MIHVILDNFSIHSTKQVEISLATEHGLRFRLHFLPPYCPDHNRIERVWK
- a CDS encoding CHAT domain-containing protein, whose translation is MLCRTFLFILPLLFHSSVRCDEAVDNSQAAEQDSENLRKQRDDLWRQANAARQETHFAEAIGFGERMLAVEKAWLGDEDSEVTATIAWLAGVDEQAGNWESAIARRRTAWDRRIAALGNDAYQTIDARLAWEHSRLLSQLTDTQRSDLQRAEHLLSQGRKAYRVGQHTDAFDATLEASQIFKVVLGEEHRVYANTLNTIGAFYTKLGDYGRAEALLEQTRVVRKKVLGEQHPEFASGLNDLAGVCKAIRKYATAERLYKQARPIWKKTRGEDHPDYANSLLNLADLYELMGDYPKALPLVEQALKIRKKVFGEDHPDYATGLHILARLNRLMCDYAKAESHFEQALEIRKRALGEEHPEYTNSLNSLAVLYKEIGDYAKALPLYEQALEIEKRVGGEEHLSYATMLFNLASLYEAVGDYAKAVPLYQQSRDIRKRVGGEEHPDYVNSLSKFASLYEVIGDYGKALPLYEQCRDITMRVLGDEHPNYATILNNLAVCHMSMSDYGNALPLLEQALRIRKKVFGEHHPEYTQSLENVASLHSLLGEYAKAEPLFEQALKIRKKVHGREHPDYATTLDNMASVYEMTGDYGRSEQFASDSLRLTRSLLDRSAVILSERQQLAMSQMLRHRLDSYVSLTLESDEFLSQAARQVLQWKGATLVRQRSMRRAADEPGIADGFAKLQQVTRQLAALSRAAPTENIADWKQQISQLTHDKERLEAQLSRDSASFRAAMQKIKFEQIQAAIPANGVLVDFLQFERSTPAERKGQRDKTTSLLAVIVKGDGEPQLMELGPIASLSEAIDTWRLTFGMSPQGKRAGLAIRQQIWEPLLKHINDAKTVLVSTDGVLGRLPLAALPGTEAGTYLIEDHHLAMIPVPQLLPALVNDLGTKQLDRELLLLGDVDYDSTQSEIKQDDGKKRRKKRRPGKNRADLVETEFSRLPGTATEVNDLQVLYGELFEADDDDVMALKKAEATEASIRSLAGQFRHVHLATHGFFASADHKSALSTNANRSAMDRGHRTIRDSEVTGWNPGLLSGLALAGANLEPAPGQDDGILTAQEIAFLPLNGVDTVVLSACQTGLGEAAGGEGLIGIQRSFQIAGVRTTVASLWKVDDVVTQRLMSRFYRNLWDNEMSRLDALREAQLYILNHPDSIRGASITPSDAPDRTPPYFWAAFQLSGDWR
- a CDS encoding DUF3592 domain-containing protein; translation: MNPKTETKLLRLRDFAFGMGLIALTWYGIGYLIDANAALVERLETTSVVVSEDASRSDFELKGAKASLYNFSYTYTVEGEEYEGSDSISSPLSIRERTLDGKELLTATAYYDPQDPADSYLEKPDTWFVEKIRTGIVVLLSLGSLAALFGNRESEEAERVKAKSAKQREQRATKYARISSSTLPENVNSMKDGNRYQGICGACETQTEVRLTKLKDSWFGICTKCYFSKDW
- a CDS encoding IS630 family transposase; this encodes MERIVPELGARDKKRIKGQSRQCQDAALKTRYLIIVNLMDGQTVAQTASALQVGRSTVYKVAKRFREHREAGLVDRREENGRRKMDDEYLTQLHEIVAGSAQDYGWRRPTWTREMPTTTMTRLTRVRIHVSTMSRALKQIGARLGRPKPAVGCPWPERQKNRRLQAIQEIVDQLPKDEVAVYEDEVDIHLNPKIGPDWMTRGQQKEVMTPGKNEKRYLAGAFDSRTNELIWVEGEKKNTLLFIQLLWKLVQHLCNITRMQK